One stretch of Bacteroidota bacterium DNA includes these proteins:
- a CDS encoding T9SS type A sorting domain-containing protein, with the protein MKQIFITFSILCIIVSPSVSQETWILQWETMNRTCLVDFPSSRTGQTGLPVVFNLHPYDWTASQTRNYLKMHLLGDSVGFITIYPSASDLTHWNSGISDNPSWVTPNSDDVGFISKIIDSLIVRYTVDTSRMYSCGYSNGGFMSLKLAGQLGNRIAAIASVSGILSNSTAASYKTTKPVPALFIHGTSDGEVPYSGGKTGWYSVGQTIEFIRNKNLCLLPAETLYVPNVNLTDQSTVEKYAYRSSTNLSNVILFKVIGGRHVWPDAPPLGSVPINRDINASREIWNFFKLYTMSNVTTFQDFGDIISSDFTLSQNYPNPFNPSTTIRYSLPSSAYVKLTIHDILGREIATLVNEEQSAGWKEAKWNATGFASGMYLVRMRTNNFVETKKILLMK; encoded by the coding sequence ATGAAACAGATTTTTATTACGTTTTCCATTTTGTGCATTATCGTTTCACCATCGGTATCACAGGAGACCTGGATTCTTCAGTGGGAAACAATGAATCGAACGTGTCTCGTGGATTTCCCATCATCTCGAACAGGACAAACAGGGCTGCCTGTTGTATTTAATCTGCATCCGTATGATTGGACTGCCAGCCAAACGCGAAATTATCTAAAGATGCATTTGCTGGGTGACAGTGTCGGTTTTATCACTATCTATCCCAGCGCGAGTGATCTCACTCATTGGAATAGCGGTATTTCTGACAATCCCTCTTGGGTAACTCCAAATTCTGATGATGTCGGATTCATATCAAAAATTATTGATTCACTGATTGTGCGATACACCGTCGATACCTCGCGTATGTATTCGTGCGGTTATTCTAATGGCGGGTTTATGAGTTTAAAACTAGCGGGACAGCTTGGGAACAGAATTGCAGCAATTGCAAGTGTTTCGGGTATTCTTTCCAATAGTACTGCGGCATCGTACAAAACGACAAAACCAGTACCTGCATTATTCATCCATGGCACAAGTGACGGTGAGGTTCCCTACAGTGGGGGAAAAACAGGATGGTACTCAGTCGGTCAAACTATAGAATTTATCAGGAATAAAAATCTTTGCTTACTCCCCGCCGAAACACTCTATGTTCCCAATGTAAATCTCACAGATCAATCGACCGTTGAGAAGTATGCCTATCGGTCGTCGACAAATTTATCCAATGTCATTCTCTTCAAAGTGATTGGCGGTCGCCATGTATGGCCTGACGCACCTCCCTTAGGAAGTGTCCCTATCAATAGAGACATCAATGCCTCTCGTGAAATCTGGAATTTTTTCAAACTGTACACAATGTCCAACGTAACGACTTTTCAAGATTTTGGTGATATTATTTCTTCAGATTTCACTCTTTCTCAAAACTACCCCAACCCGTTTAATCCTTCCACAACCATTCGATACTCTTTACCCTCTTCCGCGTACGTAAAGTTAACCATTCACGATATTCTCGGGAGAGAAATTGCAACACTCGTAAACGAAGAACAATCGGCAGGATGGAAGGAAGCTAAGTGGAATGCAACTGGATTTGCGAGCGGCATGTATTTGGTACGAATGAGAACAAATAATTTCGTAGAGACGAAGAAAATTTTGCTGATGAAATGA
- a CDS encoding T9SS type A sorting domain-containing protein, whose translation MRSISTVFLTVFISLVSTTEAITRKVPQEYTTVQLAINAAANGDTILVAEGTYLENIVITKKIILGSRFIIDKDTSHISKTILDGGIPTHPDSASVIRIFAGTDTTTVISGFTIRNGKGTKLDLAGTADWVTGGGILIFAGGATITYNTISNNTLNSALGVYGGGITVDPYLGPINYWIIDHNNITNNVITSLTIAPSLGAEGGGVWLTGNGRFTNNVVSGNIATSNGTHSAGGGISLIGSSTVLIANNNIRNNFANNGGGFWMGAATQTTRPSVTVQNNLVISNSGTSGAAMNILSGDFKLINNTIAYNYGDTAIKLFNFRGGLTFLLLNNIVWNPEFPGQIFPIDLSVGSYNNVRSGMVGTGNINTDPLFVPNNSMYPLSDSSRCIGAGSTSASVGSLTLNAPLFDYFNSARPRAADSNPDMGAVENDRSFPVTSVKEIVDGIPVSFDLNQNYPNPFNPTTSIGYALPFSAHVKLTIHDILGREIATLVNEEQSAGWKEVEWNALNDASGLSAIGARQPSVGLGYASGVYFYKLTAGTFVVTKKMLLVR comes from the coding sequence ATGCGTTCCATTTCTACTGTTTTTCTCACAGTTTTTATCTCGCTAGTTTCTACCACCGAAGCAATCACGCGTAAAGTCCCGCAAGAGTACACCACAGTCCAACTGGCAATCAATGCTGCAGCGAATGGAGATACCATTCTGGTGGCTGAAGGAACCTACCTTGAAAATATTGTTATCACAAAAAAAATCATTCTCGGCAGTCGGTTTATAATCGATAAAGACACATCACATATTTCGAAAACCATACTGGATGGTGGTATTCCCACACATCCAGATTCGGCTTCAGTTATCCGCATCTTTGCAGGGACCGACACAACAACGGTGATCTCGGGTTTCACAATTCGTAACGGTAAAGGGACCAAATTGGATTTAGCCGGTACAGCAGATTGGGTAACAGGTGGCGGCATTCTCATCTTTGCTGGCGGTGCAACAATCACTTACAACACCATCTCCAATAACACACTCAATTCTGCCCTCGGTGTGTATGGCGGCGGAATCACAGTCGATCCGTATCTTGGACCGATCAACTATTGGATTATCGACCACAACAATATTACGAATAATGTCATTACCTCATTGACTATTGCACCGAGCTTGGGTGCCGAGGGAGGTGGAGTATGGTTAACGGGAAATGGAAGATTTACGAACAACGTTGTCTCCGGAAATATTGCTACTAGCAATGGAACACATTCCGCTGGCGGCGGGATCTCTTTAATTGGGTCTTCAACAGTTCTCATCGCAAACAATAACATCCGAAATAACTTTGCAAATAATGGGGGTGGGTTCTGGATGGGTGCGGCAACGCAAACAACGAGGCCGTCGGTTACAGTTCAAAACAATTTAGTTATTAGCAATTCGGGAACAAGCGGTGCTGCAATGAATATCCTCAGCGGAGATTTTAAGCTTATCAATAATACCATCGCGTATAATTATGGTGATACGGCAATAAAGCTATTTAATTTCCGTGGCGGTTTGACGTTCCTTCTCCTCAATAATATTGTTTGGAATCCAGAATTCCCGGGCCAGATCTTCCCCATAGATTTATCTGTCGGCAGTTATAATAATGTTCGAAGCGGCATGGTCGGAACAGGCAACATCAATACCGACCCTCTATTCGTTCCGAATAATTCTATGTATCCTCTTTCTGATTCAAGTCGTTGTATAGGAGCCGGAAGTACTTCCGCGTCAGTTGGCAGTTTAACATTGAATGCACCATTATTTGATTATTTCAACTCAGCTCGTCCTCGTGCGGCGGATAGTAATCCAGATATGGGTGCCGTAGAGAATGATCGTTCATTCCCAGTCACTTCCGTAAAAGAAATTGTGGACGGAATTCCTGTTTCTTTTGACCTTAATCAAAACTACCCCAATCCATTTAACCCGACTACCTCTATTGGATATGCGCTCCCCTTCTCCGCTCACGTGAAGCTGACAATTCACGACATTCTCGGAAGAGAAATTGCAACACTCGTAAACGAAGAACAATCGGCAGGATGGAAGGAAGTTGAGTGGAATGCACTGAACGATGCGAGTGGACTTTCCGCTATAGGCGCCCGCCAGCCATCGGTCGGGCTGGGATACGCCTCTGGCGTATATTTTTACAAACTGACAGCTGGAACATTTGTTGTAACGAAGAAAATGTTGTTGGTGAGATGA
- a CDS encoding TonB-dependent receptor — protein sequence MNRLTVFISQLKGIFVHCIHQRGKLNNNIHFQQQIFIAFSCFVLAFMEQQTLYAQHITGNLLLTTADSLGQPIPDVTVVITGKHVLGTQGTVSDAHGRCEIFNIPPGSVSIRLSHIAYAPLTIEHVLIQMGKSTSLGTIKLQSQIVGMAELIISGERPIIDPRSTTYGTNLQSTDIQDLPIDRNYRNTVTLVPQASASYYGDEANISGSTGNENKYLVDGVEVTDPFTGSTGTTLPYNFIQELVVTPGGYGADTRSTLGGLINVITFSGTNEFHGSVFGFYTGNSFIGRTELGLLDPTQGDFSNYDVGFGLGGPIIRDALWFFTAYNPTVMQRDINVPGFGIYSDKLTTHSFAAKLTWKPVQELRCVVTATGDPTKQYSVGRGILEPPKVLTNPDPYLQNITSGGINLSFNGIWMPNNSIMFETNVARVSTDAIGAAATQRGATEIFYVDNVTRTLSGGIPATWNAPRITYLTGIKTTLHYGNHTLKTGIEYKDNSIDNQYRYHSYQKYGNSTYYEYIGEGYGIVHHRNPSLFIQDSWQLWSAVNIHGGIRWDGQYMIGSNGVIAQEVAIPLQPRFGFVIVTNQENTEKIYGSAGRYAQELALMLSADFHSAGGYNYSFAYNHDPRDSATGGIKVYNNTHTIRPKIPDLRGQFFDGISLGYERVIGMNIRVGVQGVVKKLGDAVDNVFLIDSARHQFGNLGSGILSEWPKATREYTALIFTIQRHNDEHVNFLASYVLSRDRGNYEGLFDAFNHNGFPHQNVTFNDLNTARVNATGLVPNDRTHVFKFSGSYRFPFGMTTGISFIAQSGTPLSEYAYSDYGIRFLSPRGSQGRTPSIWDLNARLIYKIPYSSFVDTRLILDLFHIASQRKPVDINQARYRYADPAGNVRSPNSTYGKAYRYQPPMSGRLGVEMDV from the coding sequence ATGAATAGACTTACCGTGTTTATTTCGCAGTTGAAAGGGATTTTTGTTCACTGTATCCATCAACGTGGAAAGTTGAACAACAACATTCATTTCCAGCAACAAATATTCATTGCTTTCAGTTGTTTCGTTTTGGCATTTATGGAGCAACAAACATTGTATGCTCAACATATTACCGGGAATCTGCTGCTCACAACTGCCGATTCACTTGGTCAACCGATTCCGGATGTGACGGTGGTTATTACCGGCAAGCATGTACTTGGCACTCAAGGTACAGTATCCGATGCGCACGGGCGTTGTGAAATATTCAATATCCCTCCGGGAAGCGTTTCTATTCGGTTAAGCCATATTGCCTATGCACCCCTCACCATTGAACATGTTCTTATCCAAATGGGAAAATCGACGTCGCTCGGAACGATTAAACTTCAAAGTCAAATTGTGGGTATGGCGGAATTGATTATTTCCGGCGAACGTCCTATTATTGATCCCCGCTCAACAACCTATGGCACAAATCTTCAGTCAACCGACATTCAGGATCTCCCGATTGATAGAAATTATCGAAACACCGTTACATTAGTACCGCAAGCCAGTGCTAGTTATTATGGCGACGAAGCAAATATCAGCGGTTCCACCGGAAATGAAAATAAATATTTAGTGGACGGTGTTGAAGTGACGGATCCATTCACCGGATCGACCGGCACTACGCTCCCATACAACTTTATCCAGGAATTAGTTGTCACTCCAGGAGGGTACGGAGCGGACACACGCAGCACTCTTGGAGGATTGATAAACGTTATTACATTTTCCGGTACCAATGAATTTCATGGATCTGTATTCGGTTTTTATACCGGCAATTCATTCATTGGCAGAACGGAACTCGGATTATTGGATCCGACACAAGGAGATTTTTCAAATTATGATGTCGGATTTGGGCTTGGCGGGCCAATCATACGCGATGCGTTATGGTTTTTTACAGCATACAATCCTACCGTAATGCAGAGAGATATTAATGTTCCCGGATTTGGAATCTATTCCGATAAATTAACTACTCATTCCTTTGCGGCAAAACTGACCTGGAAACCTGTTCAAGAATTGAGATGCGTTGTGACTGCAACCGGAGATCCAACAAAACAATACAGCGTTGGACGCGGTATTCTAGAGCCTCCGAAAGTTTTAACAAATCCAGATCCCTATTTACAAAATATTACATCCGGTGGCATCAATCTCTCCTTCAATGGCATCTGGATGCCCAATAATTCCATAATGTTCGAGACAAATGTTGCCAGAGTAAGTACTGACGCAATCGGCGCTGCCGCAACACAGCGCGGTGCAACCGAAATATTTTATGTTGATAATGTAACAAGAACATTGTCCGGAGGAATACCCGCGACATGGAATGCTCCTCGGATAACATATTTGACCGGCATCAAAACCACGCTACATTATGGCAACCATACATTAAAAACAGGCATTGAGTATAAAGATAACAGTATCGATAATCAATATCGTTATCATTCCTACCAAAAATATGGAAACTCAACATACTATGAATACATAGGAGAAGGCTATGGAATTGTACACCACCGAAATCCTTCACTATTTATTCAAGACTCTTGGCAACTTTGGAGTGCTGTAAATATTCATGGTGGTATTCGCTGGGATGGCCAGTATATGATAGGATCGAATGGTGTAATAGCACAGGAAGTTGCAATTCCACTACAGCCGCGGTTCGGTTTTGTTATTGTCACCAATCAAGAAAATACCGAAAAGATCTATGGCTCGGCGGGACGATACGCACAAGAACTCGCCCTGATGCTCTCCGCAGATTTCCATTCTGCAGGGGGATATAATTATTCTTTCGCATATAATCACGATCCAAGAGATTCTGCTACCGGCGGCATCAAAGTCTATAACAACACGCATACTATCCGTCCTAAGATTCCCGATCTGAGGGGACAGTTTTTTGATGGAATCAGCCTTGGATATGAACGGGTGATAGGAATGAACATTCGCGTTGGAGTTCAAGGTGTGGTGAAAAAACTTGGAGATGCGGTCGATAACGTATTCCTCATTGATTCGGCGCGGCACCAATTTGGGAATCTCGGAAGTGGAATTTTATCCGAATGGCCGAAGGCTACACGTGAATATACCGCTTTAATTTTCACCATACAGCGCCACAATGATGAGCATGTTAATTTTCTTGCTTCGTATGTACTGTCACGAGACCGTGGTAATTATGAAGGACTCTTCGATGCCTTCAACCATAATGGTTTCCCTCATCAAAATGTCACATTCAACGATCTCAACACTGCCAGAGTAAATGCGACAGGGCTCGTTCCAAACGACAGGACTCACGTTTTCAAATTTTCCGGATCGTACCGTTTCCCGTTTGGAATGACGACCGGTATCTCATTCATCGCTCAAAGTGGAACACCGCTCAGTGAATATGCATATTCAGATTATGGTATACGATTTCTTTCTCCCCGTGGTTCTCAAGGACGGACACCTTCCATCTGGGATTTAAATGCCCGTCTCATCTATAAAATACCATATTCTTCTTTTGTGGACACAAGGCTTATTCTTGACCTTTTCCATATAGCCAGCCAACGCAAACCCGTGGATATTAATCAAGCCCGTTATAGATATGCCGATCCGGCGGGAAACGTTCGATCTCCAAATTCAACATACGGTAAAGCATATCGGTATCAACCTCCAATGTCTGGACGATTAGGAGTTGAGATGGACGTTTAG
- a CDS encoding T9SS type A sorting domain-containing protein → MYTFTSSLNLLIGRSFLLLRHYALPFPAKVKLIIYDILGREVATLVNEEQSEGWKEVTWNASTVSTGIYYYHLHTNNFSNTKKC, encoded by the coding sequence ATGTATACATTCACTTCGTCACTAAATTTGCTGATTGGTCGTTCATTTTTGTTACTTCGTCATTATGCACTTCCCTTCCCTGCGAAAGTAAAATTGATCATTTATGATATTCTCGGAAGAGAAGTTGCTACCCTTGTCAACGAAGAACAATCTGAAGGATGGAAAGAAGTGACCTGGAATGCTTCCACTGTTTCAACAGGGATATACTATTACCATCTTCATACAAATAATTTCAGCAATACAAAAAAATGCTGA
- a CDS encoding ATP-binding protein, with amino-acid sequence MNRTEHTLVSFLLLLSSLFFPTLVFPTHLRVPHQYRTIQSAINASKPGDTVLVDEGVYFENIKIKKNIILASRFILDRNRSHIEQTIIDGSRSRDFLHSSTVTFYDRTDTTCVLIGFTIRGGSGSYDHAPGDVFSEHWIGGGGIALSTAGARIAYNIIRENVVTSRDSLTFVFGGGIATINASNRKPLPPFFIIEYNTILQNQCTSKYAEAAGIFVGQPGIVRYNVVMQNKVTSQKRSPGGGVYVAFFDEYDIRVDGNYICKNSAGIGGGVLVTSAFVRRGRAIFTNNIIAKNDAFEVGGAVNVAEEAYAIFINNTIVNNRGLASGGGVNVTYGAHATLVNNIIWKNEVDHISLWGNVQAYHNLSDGNMIGENNIQGDPEFLPDDTLYRLSPNSPCIGIGTGALHIMAKDFPLSERDFNNQMRSQPTGSFPDLGAVESPFQQSNVTANILKEQKEFIESNVKLTILFRQTTPVERKKESQQILRAGRMKTTVIVNDSDATIFDDEHPPLSITLPPGRNLLEIEILARNIDSSKGLNVYYHLEGSDPQVRILRRNSSYVYYSYTDLKPGTYQLIIQPQDEAGIIGHTNRISIDISVFPYWYQREWAFILFAFGVLAITFALYRTRVRRILLEQKLLTEHLQTEKLNELNQLKSRFLANVSHELRTPLSLILGPTEHLLSRTNDNEGVEQLGLIKRNAQRLMRMIELLLQYSRLESGTIKLRVSQEDVVPILRRITGYFSSPAAKKQIELRFITEEEHIDGLFDAEKIEHILQNCISNAIKFTPAGGSIEVRVKHDRMNLILTVKDTGEGISPEHLPHVFERFYRIDATHKTEGTGIGLSLSKELVEIHHGTILLESEFGKGTVVTLHIPLSGYAYSEISSQLNGTTVSARQKHEPLSAIVAEQFIETDDRPIILIAEDNEDARIFIRSQLSKQFTILEAVDGEEALNKTKFQIPDLVISDVMMPKKDGRELCKELKQDERTCHIPVILLTALADKEDKIKGLTTGADDYLVKPFDAQELLTRVRNLLENRKILREAFGKTVPLKPGEIPIVSLDDTFLQKALIIINRHISNPEFGVEMFAQEIFLSRTQLHRKLKAITNFSANDFIRHLRMIRAKELLEHNTGTIAEIADSVGITNHSYFAKCFQDQFGILPNEVRKTSQQ; translated from the coding sequence ATGAATCGAACAGAACATACTCTGGTTTCATTCTTACTATTGCTATCGTCGTTGTTTTTTCCAACGCTGGTATTTCCCACACACCTTCGCGTCCCTCATCAATATCGGACAATTCAATCGGCAATTAATGCATCAAAACCTGGCGACACGGTTCTTGTGGATGAAGGAGTCTATTTTGAGAATATTAAGATCAAAAAAAATATTATTCTCGCCAGCAGATTCATTCTTGACAGAAATCGATCTCATATCGAACAGACAATTATTGACGGCAGCCGCTCTCGCGACTTTTTACATTCAAGCACTGTAACGTTTTACGATCGCACAGACACAACATGTGTATTGATTGGATTTACAATTCGCGGTGGTTCGGGAAGTTACGATCACGCTCCCGGCGACGTTTTTAGCGAACATTGGATCGGTGGCGGTGGAATTGCGTTGAGTACTGCCGGAGCACGGATTGCATATAATATCATTCGAGAGAATGTCGTAACATCACGCGACTCCTTAACGTTTGTCTTTGGCGGCGGGATTGCAACGATCAATGCATCTAACAGAAAACCACTCCCTCCCTTTTTCATTATTGAATATAACACCATTCTCCAAAACCAGTGTACTAGCAAATATGCTGAGGCTGCCGGTATCTTTGTGGGTCAGCCAGGAATTGTCCGCTATAATGTTGTTATGCAGAACAAGGTTACATCACAAAAACGATCCCCTGGCGGTGGCGTGTATGTAGCTTTTTTTGACGAATATGATATTCGTGTGGATGGAAATTATATCTGTAAAAATTCTGCCGGCATTGGCGGAGGGGTTCTGGTTACATCAGCGTTCGTTCGACGCGGCAGAGCGATCTTTACGAATAATATCATTGCGAAGAACGATGCATTTGAAGTCGGTGGCGCTGTGAATGTTGCCGAAGAGGCGTATGCCATCTTCATCAACAATACTATCGTGAACAACCGAGGTCTCGCCAGCGGCGGCGGAGTGAATGTAACATATGGTGCTCATGCAACGCTCGTCAACAATATTATTTGGAAAAACGAAGTTGATCATATTTCACTTTGGGGAAATGTTCAAGCCTACCACAATCTTTCCGATGGAAATATGATAGGGGAAAATAATATTCAAGGCGATCCGGAATTTCTCCCAGACGATACGCTCTACCGTCTCTCCCCAAATAGTCCCTGCATCGGAATCGGAACGGGGGCCCTTCATATCATGGCAAAAGATTTTCCACTCTCTGAAAGAGATTTTAATAATCAAATGCGCTCTCAACCTACCGGTTCATTCCCTGATTTAGGAGCCGTAGAATCACCTTTTCAACAGAGCAACGTTACCGCCAACATTCTGAAGGAACAAAAAGAGTTCATCGAATCGAATGTCAAATTAACAATTCTTTTTCGCCAGACCACACCGGTAGAACGCAAAAAAGAAAGCCAGCAAATTCTGCGGGCAGGGAGAATGAAGACTACCGTTATTGTCAATGACTCTGACGCGACGATATTTGACGATGAACATCCCCCGCTTTCAATCACACTTCCGCCGGGAAGGAATCTGCTTGAAATTGAAATTCTTGCGCGAAATATCGATTCGTCAAAAGGACTTAATGTCTACTACCACCTAGAAGGTTCAGATCCTCAAGTGAGAATTCTTCGAAGGAATAGTTCTTATGTTTATTATAGCTATACCGATTTAAAACCAGGGACGTACCAATTAATCATTCAACCCCAAGATGAAGCTGGAATAATCGGACATACCAATAGAATCTCCATAGACATTTCTGTTTTCCCCTATTGGTATCAACGAGAGTGGGCGTTTATTCTTTTCGCATTTGGAGTTCTTGCAATAACATTCGCTCTCTATCGGACCAGGGTACGACGGATCCTGTTAGAACAAAAATTACTGACTGAACATCTTCAAACTGAGAAGTTAAACGAATTGAACCAACTAAAATCGCGGTTCCTTGCCAACGTTTCACATGAACTGCGCACTCCCCTCTCCCTCATACTGGGTCCAACAGAACATTTGCTCAGTCGAACCAATGACAACGAAGGAGTTGAACAATTAGGACTGATTAAGCGAAATGCTCAACGATTGATGCGGATGATTGAGTTGTTGCTGCAATATTCCCGGTTAGAATCGGGCACGATTAAACTCCGAGTTTCCCAAGAAGATGTTGTTCCTATCCTTCGCCGAATTACAGGATATTTTTCCAGCCCAGCAGCAAAGAAGCAGATTGAACTTCGATTCATAACAGAAGAGGAACATATTGACGGCTTATTTGATGCAGAAAAGATTGAACATATTCTTCAGAATTGTATCTCCAACGCCATAAAATTTACACCAGCAGGAGGATCGATTGAAGTACGGGTAAAACACGATCGTATGAATTTGATTCTTACAGTGAAAGATACAGGTGAAGGGATATCACCGGAACACCTGCCGCATGTGTTCGAACGATTTTACCGTATTGATGCAACGCACAAGACAGAAGGGACAGGTATTGGTTTATCACTTTCGAAAGAACTCGTTGAAATTCATCATGGCACCATCCTTCTTGAAAGTGAATTTGGGAAAGGAACTGTCGTCACATTGCATATTCCCCTTTCAGGATATGCATATTCAGAAATTTCTTCTCAATTGAATGGAACTACTGTTTCGGCAAGACAAAAACATGAACCGCTATCGGCCATTGTTGCGGAACAATTTATTGAAACCGATGATCGGCCGATTATTTTAATAGCCGAAGACAATGAAGATGCTCGTATTTTCATCCGGTCTCAGTTGTCGAAACAGTTCACGATTCTTGAGGCAGTTGACGGAGAAGAGGCGCTCAATAAAACAAAATTCCAAATCCCTGATCTTGTCATCAGCGATGTGATGATGCCCAAAAAGGATGGACGCGAACTGTGCAAGGAATTAAAACAGGATGAACGGACATGTCATATCCCCGTTATTCTCTTGACAGCGTTAGCTGATAAAGAAGATAAGATCAAAGGATTAACAACGGGAGCGGATGATTATTTGGTAAAACCGTTTGATGCACAGGAACTATTAACTCGCGTTCGAAATCTATTGGAGAACAGAAAAATTTTGCGTGAAGCGTTTGGAAAAACAGTTCCGTTAAAACCGGGCGAAATACCGATTGTATCTCTGGACGATACCTTCCTGCAAAAGGCACTGATAATCATTAATAGACATATCTCCAATCCCGAATTTGGCGTTGAGATGTTTGCACAAGAGATATTTCTCAGTCGGACACAATTGCATCGAAAACTGAAAGCGATCACTAATTTTTCTGCTAACGATTTTATCCGTCATCTGCGGATGATCCGGGCAAAAGAATTACTTGAACATAATACCGGTACTATTGCCGAAATTGCCGACTCTGTCGGGATAACAAACCATTCCTATTTTGCAAAATGTTTTCAGGATCAGTTCGGCATCCTTCCAAACGAAGTGCGTAAAACAAGTCAACAATAG